GCGCTGCTCGTCATCCTGTTGAAAGACATCCGGATCCTGAAACGGAGAGATCTGTATATCTTCGGTGTCCTGTTTCTGATCCTTTCAACCGGGATATTCCTCCATCTCTATTCGGTGAGAGATTACGACTGGGGGGCGGGCGAGAACGTAAAAAAGATCTCGACCGACTTTTTGCTTCCCCATCTCTCGACGAACACCCTCTTTTATTTCAATAATGCATTTTTTCCCGTGTTCTTCACCCTGCTTGCGATCACCGGTCTTGTCTTTTACAAAAACAGGGAACATATCAGAGACAAACTCATCCTGCTAGGATGGTTTGTGGTCTTCTGGGCCATGTTTCTCGTCTTTTATGCGGGTGAATACAACTATAATGACTGGCTCAGTATCCGTTTCACGGTCCTCACCCATGTCCCCTTATCGATACTGATCGGTCTGGGGGCATCGTTTCTGCGCGGACTTTTGACCGCGCGATTCAAACGGATCCCGGCGGTCCTGCCGCTTTTGGTGATCGCGAATCTGGTCTATTTTATGCCGTACATCCGCTCGGAAGCGGGCGGTGAAAACGAAATGAGCAGAATGGATCATCACTACGCGATGGAGTTCATCTCCCTGATGCCGGGAAACTCGATCATCTACACCCACAACCCGAACATGTTCCTGATCCACAAGCAAAGCGCGGTCCAGACCTCGAGTGAAACCTACCGGCCGGGGATTATCGAGTACCATCGCCAGCGGTTCAACGACAATGTCTATATCCACTATAATTACTGGTCAAATTTTCCGAATGACCTGCAACGGGGATTTACCGAACTGATTTTGAACAAATACAAGTACGAGATTATAAAAGAATATTATTACAAGCAATACAAATACGGTCTGTACAAAATAACGGGAATAAGGGAATCCGGATAAGAAACCGATGACGTTTGCCAGAAAAATCAGAGATTATCTCCTCTTTGCGCGGAACATCGTGCTTTCCTCATTCAACGCCCTCCCGTATCCGTACAAGCTGACCTTCGCGATTACGAGCAAATGCAATCTCCGCTGCCTTACCTGCTGCGTATGGAAACGGAAATCGAGCGGCGAATTGACATTCGATGAAATCGACCGGTTTTTCCGCCTCAACCCGTTTTTCAACTGGATCGATCTCACCGGCGGGGAGATATTCCTGAGAAACGACCTGCTCGATATTACGAAAAGCATCAGAAAGCATCTCCCGCACCTCGTTCTCCTCCACTATCCCACGAACGGGTATCTGACCGACCGTATCGTCGCGGTGACGAAGGAGATCGCATCTCTGAGGTTCAATAAAGTGGTCATTACCGTGAGCATCGACGGTAACCGGGAGGTTCACAACAGGATACGAAACTCCGACCGTGCTTTCGACCGGAGTATCGCGACGTACCGTGAATTGAAAAAGATCAAAAATATCGAGGTCTATATCGGTTGTACATTATCACCGTTCAACATCGACCACTTCGAAAGCTTTGTCGGGGATTTGAGGGAATATCTTCCCGATATCGGCGATTCCGACATACACCTCAACATCTACCATTATTCGGAAAATCTCTATTCCAACGAACGGCTCGATTTCGATATCGAAAAAAGTATCTCCCTCATCAATGAGTTTGTCTCGAGAAAGGGCTTTTTCCTCGTCAATCCTGTCGCGCTTCTCGAATACGTGTACCTGAAAAACATCGGGCGCTACCTGCGGTCCCGACGTTCACCCTTCCCGTGCAATTCCGGAAGTATCTCCTGTTTCATCGATAACCGCGGCAACGTGTTTCCCTGTACGGGTCTCGATACGAATCTCGGGGATTTGAGGGAGAACGACT
This genomic window from Spirochaetales bacterium contains:
- a CDS encoding glycosyltransferase family 39 protein, which produces MKGSPGEPPAVDNGLIDKNPPADRIFTVKNILIVNILIIAFLAVAAFIILLLSGMQIHELHSFLASYYVYLLEFNFFLLLCACFFNIRYIREICREIGKKPLLLLLLLAVAGMILVSAVTPRHHRSFYDEDIYNSIGQCIASPHKRAVMCNEGYYENGELNVATEEYNKQPAGYPHLISIIFRIFGTNEIHSFVMNNVLFGLTIIVVFFISFLLFKNTFAGLMASLAFFCIPANLQWFNTSSVEPAAAFFAALAVFALLLYIRNKKPATLFFFAVSLAFSFNFRTESIIIAFVALLVILLKDIRILKRRDLYIFGVLFLILSTGIFLHLYSVRDYDWGAGENVKKISTDFLLPHLSTNTLFYFNNAFFPVFFTLLAITGLVFYKNREHIRDKLILLGWFVVFWAMFLVFYAGEYNYNDWLSIRFTVLTHVPLSILIGLGASFLRGLLTARFKRIPAVLPLLVIANLVYFMPYIRSEAGGENEMSRMDHHYAMEFISLMPGNSIIYTHNPNMFLIHKQSAVQTSSETYRPGIIEYHRQRFNDNVYIHYNYWSNFPNDLQRGFTELILNKYKYEIIKEYYYKQYKYGLYKITGIRESG
- a CDS encoding radical SAM protein codes for the protein MTFARKIRDYLLFARNIVLSSFNALPYPYKLTFAITSKCNLRCLTCCVWKRKSSGELTFDEIDRFFRLNPFFNWIDLTGGEIFLRNDLLDITKSIRKHLPHLVLLHYPTNGYLTDRIVAVTKEIASLRFNKVVITVSIDGNREVHNRIRNSDRAFDRSIATYRELKKIKNIEVYIGCTLSPFNIDHFESFVGDLREYLPDIGDSDIHLNIYHYSENLYSNERLDFDIEKSISLINEFVSRKGFFLVNPVALLEYVYLKNIGRYLRSRRSPFPCNSGSISCFIDNRGNVFPCTGLDTNLGDLRENDFDLLRILSKERSLAVNKAIRSGRCPHCWTPCEAYQNILSNLFIRRRSHGIN